The segment CTACTCTTTTAAAAATACTACTCAAATCTATAAGTTTACATGAGAATTTCTCAGAATAATAGCAGCAACTATAGTAATCTATGTAGTATAGTGTTTCGCAAAAGCGACCGTTGATCAACTTTTGCATAATTTGACACTTACTCCTAGAGAGAAATAAGTGTCAAATGTTATCTAAACCGTTACATTCATAATCTGACAATCTATATCTTATTAAGTACATTTGGAGATTTTACCAATCTACAATGTAAGTGCAGGAATTCGCTCCCTCCTTTCTACATTGAGCAGAATCATCATGTGTAACACTTATAATAATAGAACCCTGTGGCTTAAATCTCTTGGTCATCGCTTCAATAATCCCCCTATCAAAATCACATGGATATGGATTATCACATACCATCATCGCCTTTGTTTCATCTATTTTTTTATAATTGTAGTGTCCAATGCCTTCTTTCATATTTCCTGTATTAGGATCAAATAACTGCTCACCAAAGAGACGATGATTCATATGATAAGCTACATCTATTCCCTTCAACGCTGTTTCAAGACTATTAATTTCGGGTGGGAAATTGGCATTCTCTGGGATCTTCTTTCCAATCGAAAACAGCGTATTGAATCCAATTTCCTTTAATATTTGCTTAAAAGCATTTAACCAATTTTGTTGTGAATACCATTCTCCTTGTTTTGGATTATCAATCCCATTTTTTAATAGAATACTTAATGCTAAATCATGCATAACCCCCATCCCAGCGACTATAGATAGAACAGTTTCGCCATTAACCTCAACATCCTTATTAATCGCTATAAATTGAGCCAAATTATCCTCCAAATTATCCTCATAAGTTGAAATTTTGTATAATCATACATCATTTGTTTATTAAAATAAAGAAAAATAAATTGGATTGACTTTAATTCTATTTTAACTATGAATTACACAATTATTTCATATGAGAAAAAAGTATTAATAGCATATTATAAAATTAATTGTTACATAACTAAGTGAAACAAGAGTAAAATTTTGTTTTTTTAAGGTTATAATGTAATATCGATTATTTAAGAGGACAGTAGAGGATTGTTATCAATATTAATCAAATGTACTCTACCAGAGATCAAGGGACTATATAATTAGTAAAATGCTATACTATTACATATGTTTTTAATTGACATTTATTATATATCATTTATTCTTAAATAACTACATTCACAAAATGTATCTATTTATTCAGCTATATTGATAGTTAATAAGTGGGTTTCATATCAATTTTTATATTGTCCCTCTAAATTATTTACAGCTTATCTATTTTTTATTCGAGGGTGAAATGCCAGATTTAAAAGAAATTGTTGAAGATGAAAATAAAATTGACACAGTGATGGCAGACGATATCGAGTTTCGAGGAAAGCTTACATTTAAAAACTCCTTTAAGGTAAAAGGTTTTTTTGAAGGGAAAATTGAAACCGATGGCCATCTAATCATTGGCCGGCAGGCAGTTGTTAATTCCGACATAAAAGCAGGCTTGGTATCGGTTAATGGCACAGTAAATGGTAGGATTAAAGCCACTCAGAGTATAGAGCTTTATAGTAACAGTAAAACAAGGTGCGATTTAATCACTCCAAATATTTTTATTGAGAAAGGCTCCTCCTTTAATGGGACGTGCATAATGAATGAAGATAACAATACAAAAGCTCAAGTTGGCTGACTTATCATTTAATAAACAACGATTGCCAACAGATGCAATATCAAGGGAATTTTTTTCCCCTTAATAGCAAAAATATTCATTTTATTTATTTGCGCAATGAGCCTTCCTTTTAAAGATGAAAGTAATTCATAAAAAGTGTATGATTTTATTTAAAAGAGTATGTCTTACATTCGTGTTATTATTAGTTTTCATTTTCTCGATGCACTATCGGCTCTTCTCTTCGGTTGATAATAATCCAACTCCAAAAATATCTATGGGTATTGGGATTTCTTTTGGAGATTATGAAACAACTCGTGAATATGGAAGTGGGGGGGAATGGGAATCAGAAGGTGCATTTGGATGTGGTTTCATCTTTGAGAATATGCTAAGCAATAGATTTGGGATACATTCTGGTATATGGTTTTCTCAATTCATTTTATCAATTCATGAGACGAACCATGGTCATCATGATGAATCAACAGAAGACAATTACAGCGATGATATTGAATCTAGAAATAATATGCTTACCATTCCTTTATATCTAATAACCTCTTTCCAGTTCAGCATGATTACATTAAATTTATTAACTGGACTTAACTTCTCCTACATTACTGAATCATTCTTATATAATAATACTTCAAATCAACAACGATCAGTGGATATTAAAAAATATATAGGCTATACACAAATAGGTATTGGTGGAGGACTCGAAATAAAATTTCGCTTCTTCAGATTTGTTGATATCTTCTTATCCGGAATTGGGGAAAGGTATTTTAATGATTATATTCCGGCTGATGATAATTGGGAAGGCTTCCTCTACGATTTCAGAATTTTAACAGGTGTATTATTTAGAACTCATAAATAAAAAAGAGAGGGCGAACTAATGCACCCTCCCCTGATTTGATTTCTTGCTAAGGACTCTTTAATTATTTTCAAGCCTCAAGTGATTCCATAAGAGCGGGAATTACCTCAAAAAGATCTCCCACAATGCCATATGTTGCGACATTGAATATGGGAGCTTCAGCATCTTTATTAATTGCAACTATACACTGTGATCCTTTCATACCTGCAACATGTTGAATCGCTCCAGATATTCCAGCCGCAACATATAAAAGGGGAGCAACGGTTTTTCCAGACTGACCAACCTGACGAGCAGTGTCTGTCCAACCAGCATCAACTACAGCCCTTGATGCTGCAAATTCACCACCAAGCTTCTCTGCAAGCTTAACAATTGTATCCTCAAATTTTTCCTTCTCTTTGGTGCCTCTTCCTCCAGCGATAAGTATCTTCGCTTGAGATATGTCCACAGCCCCCTTCATCGTCTCAATTACTTCCTTAACCTTAGTTCTGATTTCTCCAATAGAAACAGATACTGAAGTTATAGTGCCTTCTGCCCCAGCTTCTTCTTTATCGTAGGCCCCCTTTTCAAAGGTAGCAACAAACTTATCGGTCTTTACAGAACGCTCCTCCTGAATTTTTCCATTGAATATATTCCTTGTAAAAACAACAGAACCGTCCCTAATCTCCGCTTTATTACAATTTGACACAATACCAGCTCCAATTGACATAGCAACCTTAGCAGCAAAATCTACACCATCATAACTATGAGCGATGAGTACTCCCTTTACATCCTGACTTTCAGCTATCGATTTTACTGCCTGTGTATACCCATCAGCGGTGTATACATCTAGCTTTAAATCTACAGCAGAAAGAACTTCAGGTATATACTTGGACAACTCCTTAGCGATAGCATCATCCTTTGCTAAAACAGCTGCTGATGGAGAAGCTCCTAATCCTGAAGAAATTTCCTTTGCCAACTTACAAAGCTCTAAAGTACCATCGCTTATTTTTCCATCTCTATGCTCAGCTATAACTAATATCCTAGCCATTTTTACCCCCTTATATCACCTTTGCTTCATTTCTTAATTTGTTCACCAATGTTGCTGCAGCAGTCTTCGCATCTCCTTCAATAATCTCTGCTTTATGTTCTGATACTGGGATGAACATTTTAATAAATTCTGTTTTTGATCCATCCTTTCCAACCTCTGAAATTCCTAGATCTGCAGCATTCATAACATCCAATTTCTTCTTCTTTGCCTTCATAATTCCAGGTAGTGTTGGATATCTTGGTTGATTGATACCTGACTGAATGGAAAGTACCGCTGGCAAACTCATTTCAATAACCTCATTTAAACCACCCTCAAGTTCTCTGTTTACAGTAAGTGATTTATTATCAGAGCCAATCTCAACCTTAACAACATTTGTACAATGAGGCATATTCATCATGTCAGCCATCATAACACCTGTTAAAGCTGACTGATTATCCTCAGACATAACACCAGTTAATACAAGATCCACATCTCCAATCTTTTCGATAGCCTTATTGAGTGCTGAAGCAACCACATAACTATCCCCAGCATCTATCTCTGGATCATTGACATGGATACCCCACTGTGCTCCCATTGCAAAAGCCTGTCTAATGTCTTTGGTTATTCTGTCTGGGCCAGCAGATACGATGATAACCTCACCATCTAGTCTCTCTTTAATCTGCAGCGCTTCCTCTACGGCATACTCATCGAAATCATTCATCTTGAAAGCAATCTGGGATTCATCTACCCTGCTCTCATCAACAATCGTAAATTTTGATTCCATATCTGGAACTTCTTTTATACAGACAACTATTTTCATTGCCCTTCTCCCTTCAAAAATTTTTATTCATAATGCTTAATAATATTGAAGTATTACTTGGATGTCATCCTACAATTAGCACTATCTATGTCAAGAATAATAATTAAATTGTTAATTTGGAAAATGAAGTCCACTAAAAAAATTGTGAAGAGGCAAATAAAGTGATGCAATTCCCACTACCATAAGTTTGACTCTGAAGCGTATATATATATTCTTATTAACATTATAATTAGAATGAAAGCTATACTATTATTTTTTTATTAAACCTTTCAACGAACTAATTGACAATAACCGAAAAAACCACTAAGATAAGTATTGGTTTATGTGAAAGCAAGGGGTTAATTATGAATATGAATAAAAGAATACAATATTTTATGTTTGTAACGATATTGTTTTTGCTCCTCCCATGGACTGAGGCCTACACAGAAGACAAGGTATTCGCTCTTGTTGAAGAGAACAGATCCTTTTGGGACGAAATACTGAAGGATAGGTTAATTAAGAATAAAAACTTATTATACGCTAGCTTCGTTGCATACAAGGATAGATTAAATGAATTATCCATAGAAAGCTTTCAGGAATGCATAAATACCAATTCCTCCAATGAAGTATTAAGGGGAATCGCTAATTACTATATTGGGAAAAATCATTTTCTAATGGGAAATTATCAAGAAGCTATTTCTCAATTTTCATCTATTAAGGGGATTGACCTTTCACACCTAAATTATATCAAGTTGGCTGCTCTCTTAAATAGTGCTATAACATATTATCAACTAAATGAGATAGAGAAATGCAGAGAATATCTACAGACAGTGATAAATGAGGACAATACAGGTAAATATAAAAAAAAAGCAATGGCAATCCTCTCTCAATTAAATTAGACAGTATTTAATGTTTCAACCTTGAATCATTCTATTGTCAAACTGTGTAGATAAAATTACGGCTTCCCTTTATGAGGATAATCTTGAAGTATAACGACCATGATGATAGAAAAATAACATAGTCCTTTTAATATGTTTCCAAAAAATTATTTTAAAGAGTACTTAATAACTCAATTCAACATTATATGTCCAATAATAACTTTGCTGTGGTAAAATAAATCGTAATACCACCCATATCCACTAGGGTGGTAAGAGCGGGACTAGATATAACAGCTGGATCAAGCTTCAGTTTTGTAGCAAAAATTGGAATAACAGCCCCAAAGAGTGTTGACCAGATTACCTGAATCGATAAAGCTAGAGAAATTAGAGCAGCAATATTTTGAAGCTTAAATCCTGATGGAATATCTTGCCCACTGGAAAACAACATTACACCGATATATACTACTGACCCAAGACATAAACAGATCAAGACACTAATGACAAGCTCCTTCTTCACAACCTTCATAATATCCTTAGGGAATAATTCATTCAATATAATTGCTCTAAGAACAACAGAAGCAGCCTGGGTACCAGTATTGCCTCCAGCTGAGTTCAAAAGTGGTATATAGAATGTTAATAATATCAACTTCTCAAGGGATCCTTGAAATACCTTCAGGATTATACCGGCAAAGAGTCCAAGCACTCCCAATATTATAACCCAATAGATCCTTTTTCTAAAATGAATATAAGCAGGTAGGTCTAAATATGATTTCTCCTCAACCCCACCACTGATGGCCATTAGTTTTTCTAAGTCCTCTGTTTCTTCCTCTCTGATGATGTCAATTGCGTCATCATGCGTTATTATACCAGCTAGCTTCTCATTATGATCTACAACTGGTAGGGCAATAAGATCGTACTCTTCAATTATCTTTGCAGCCCTCTCCTGATCATCATCAACGTAAATGGAAATAACATCTTTTTTCATTATGTCTTTAATCTTTTGCTTTGGTCTGGCAATTATAATTTTTCTTAATGAAACAAATCCGATCAACCGGTTCTGTTCATCCGTTACATAAATATAATAGATTGTTTCCTTGGAAGGCGCAACCCTTCTCAACTTCTTAATAGCTATCTCCACGACATCATTCTCATATAATGTCGCATAATCAGTAGTCATTATTGCACCAGTGCTACCCTCACAATAAGAGGTCAATTGCAAAATATCCCTTCTCTCTTTTGGTGGCAGAAGAAGGAGGAGTTTATCCACAACATCCTTTTCAAGATGCTGAAACAGATCAGCCCTATCGTCATGAGACATTTGCATTAAGAGTTCTGTAACATTTTTTTTAAGTTCTGTAGAGACCATCGAAACCTGGACATCCATATCCAGATAGCTAAAAATCTCTGCTCTTTTGTATATATCAACGAGATTTAATATCTTCCATATCTCATCTGGCTCAAGAAGTCCCAGAAATTCTGCGTTTTCCTTTTCATGATGATCTTCTAGGAAGGATTTTAAGATTTGATATTTCTTTTTCTTTAATAAATCTCTAAGTTCTGGAATAAAAATGGGGTTTTTCATTTCTCCCACCTCCTTCTTTCTTTCTCCAAAATATATGAGGCAGGAATAATTATCCAATAAAAACAAAGAGATTAAGGTAATAGTAAGACTATTTATAAATCCCAGTAATCCTATATTTCCCTACCACACACAATTTCAATATTTCACTTACCCTTTGCCGGCACGAGCCGCCTTCCATATCTTCCTCCAAGAATCTTTAATAAACAAGCCAATACCTATAAAAATCAATATCAGGCTGACCTGTAAATTGATATCCAACATATTAACAGTACCTAATAATTTTTCAATAATTTATCAAAATATTCAATAGTTTTTGTAAGACCATCTTCAAGACAGATCTCAGGTTTCCATAATAATTCTCTCTTTGCTAGTTCAATGTCTGGCCTTCTTCTGGAAGGATCATCTTCAGGCAATTGTTTAAAAACAATGTTTGATCTTGAATTTACTATCTCAATAATCCTCTCTGCTAATTTTAGAATTGAGTATTCCTCAGGATTTCCTAAATTAACCGGACCAACGAAATCATCCCTTGCATTCATCATTAAAATGATTCCTTTAACCATATCATCTATATAACAAAAGGATCTTG is part of the Spirochaetota bacterium genome and harbors:
- a CDS encoding polymer-forming cytoskeletal protein, with protein sequence MPDLKEIVEDENKIDTVMADDIEFRGKLTFKNSFKVKGFFEGKIETDGHLIIGRQAVVNSDIKAGLVSVNGTVNGRIKATQSIELYSNSKTRCDLITPNIFIEKGSSFNGTCIMNEDNNTKAQVG
- the mgtE gene encoding magnesium transporter, with the translated sequence MKNPIFIPELRDLLKKKKYQILKSFLEDHHEKENAEFLGLLEPDEIWKILNLVDIYKRAEIFSYLDMDVQVSMVSTELKKNVTELLMQMSHDDRADLFQHLEKDVVDKLLLLLPPKERRDILQLTSYCEGSTGAIMTTDYATLYENDVVEIAIKKLRRVAPSKETIYYIYVTDEQNRLIGFVSLRKIIIARPKQKIKDIMKKDVISIYVDDDQERAAKIIEEYDLIALPVVDHNEKLAGIITHDDAIDIIREEETEDLEKLMAISGGVEEKSYLDLPAYIHFRKRIYWVIILGVLGLFAGIILKVFQGSLEKLILLTFYIPLLNSAGGNTGTQAASVVLRAIILNELFPKDIMKVVKKELVISVLICLCLGSVVYIGVMLFSSGQDIPSGFKLQNIAALISLALSIQVIWSTLFGAVIPIFATKLKLDPAVISSPALTTLVDMGGITIYFTTAKLLLDI
- a CDS encoding electron transfer flavoprotein subunit alpha/FixB family protein: MARILVIAEHRDGKISDGTLELCKLAKEISSGLGASPSAAVLAKDDAIAKELSKYIPEVLSAVDLKLDVYTADGYTQAVKSIAESQDVKGVLIAHSYDGVDFAAKVAMSIGAGIVSNCNKAEIRDGSVVFTRNIFNGKIQEERSVKTDKFVATFEKGAYDKEEAGAEGTITSVSVSIGEIRTKVKEVIETMKGAVDISQAKILIAGGRGTKEKEKFEDTIVKLAEKLGGEFAASRAVVDAGWTDTARQVGQSGKTVAPLLYVAAGISGAIQHVAGMKGSQCIVAINKDAEAPIFNVATYGIVGDLFEVIPALMESLEA
- a CDS encoding electron transfer flavoprotein subunit beta/FixA family protein, yielding MKIVVCIKEVPDMESKFTIVDESRVDESQIAFKMNDFDEYAVEEALQIKERLDGEVIIVSAGPDRITKDIRQAFAMGAQWGIHVNDPEIDAGDSYVVASALNKAIEKIGDVDLVLTGVMSEDNQSALTGVMMADMMNMPHCTNVVKVEIGSDNKSLTVNRELEGGLNEVIEMSLPAVLSIQSGINQPRYPTLPGIMKAKKKKLDVMNAADLGISEVGKDGSKTEFIKMFIPVSEHKAEIIEGDAKTAAATLVNKLRNEAKVI
- a CDS encoding tetratricopeptide repeat protein translates to MNMNKRIQYFMFVTILFLLLPWTEAYTEDKVFALVEENRSFWDEILKDRLIKNKNLLYASFVAYKDRLNELSIESFQECINTNSSNEVLRGIANYYIGKNHFLMGNYQEAISQFSSIKGIDLSHLNYIKLAALLNSAITYYQLNEIEKCREYLQTVINEDNTGKYKKKAMAILSQLN
- a CDS encoding outer membrane beta-barrel protein — encoded protein: MLLLVFIFSMHYRLFSSVDNNPTPKISMGIGISFGDYETTREYGSGGEWESEGAFGCGFIFENMLSNRFGIHSGIWFSQFILSIHETNHGHHDESTEDNYSDDIESRNNMLTIPLYLITSFQFSMITLNLLTGLNFSYITESFLYNNTSNQQRSVDIKKYIGYTQIGIGGGLEIKFRFFRFVDIFLSGIGERYFNDYIPADDNWEGFLYDFRILTGVLFRTHK